A DNA window from Takifugu flavidus isolate HTHZ2018 chromosome 15, ASM371156v2, whole genome shotgun sequence contains the following coding sequences:
- the gpt gene encoding alanine aminotransferase 2-like isoform X2: MTENGVSSRAKVLTIDTMNPTVKKVEYAVRGPIVQRAVELERELSQGVKKPFAEVIKANIGDAHAMGQQPITFFRQVLALCSYPELLNDSTFPEDAKSRARRILQSCGGNSLGSYSASQGIESVRQDVARYIERRDGGVPCAPDNIYLTTGASDGIVTMLKLLVCGEGATRTGVMISIPQYPLYSAALAELGAVQVNYYLNEEKCWSLDISELQRSVDEARTHCNPRALCIINPGNPTGQVQSRQCIEDVIRFAAKERLFLMADEVYQDNVYADGCQFHSFKKVLFEMGPEYSSTVELASFHSTSKCYMGECGFRGGYMEIINMDNEVKAQLTKLVSVRLCPPVPGQALMDLVVNPPQPGEPSYDNFIKERTATLSVLAEKAKLTEQVLNTVEGIRCNPVQGAMYSFPRISIPEKAVKEATANGQQPDMFYCMRLLEETGICLVPGSGFGQKDGTYHFRMTILPPTDKLKILLDKVKEFHHKFTQKYS; the protein is encoded by the exons ATGACCGAGAATGGAGTCTCGTCCAGGGCCAAGGTGCTGACCATAGACACCATGAACCCCACGGTGAAGAAGGTGGAGTACGCCGTGCGGGGGCCTATCGTGCAGCGGGCTGTGGAGCTGGAGCGGGAGCTCTCTCAG GGAGTGAAAAAGCCATTTGCTGAAGTCATCAAGGCCAACATTGGGGATGCACACGCCATGGGACAGCAGCCAATCACGTTCTTCAGACAG GTCCTGGCACTCTGTTCGTACCCTGAGCTGCTAAATGACAGCACATTCCCAGAGGACGCTAAAAGTAGAGCGCGCCGCATTCTTCAGTCCTGTGGAGGGAACAGTTTGG GCTCCTACAGCGCCAGCCAGGGCATCGAATCTGTGCGTCAGGATGTGGCACGGTACATTGAGCGAAGGGATGGCGGCGTGCCTTGTGCCCCCGACAACATTTACCTCACCACGGGAGCCAGCGACGGCATTGTG ACCATGCTAAAACTGCTTGTGTGTGGCGAGGGCGCGACCCGCACAGGCGTCATGATCTCCATTCCCCAGTATCCGCTCTACTCGGCTGCTCTGGCAGAACTGGGAGCGGTGCAGGTCAACTATTACCTGAATGAAGAGAAGTGCTGGAGTCTGGACATCAGCGAGCTGCAGCGCTCTGTGGACGAGGCCCGGACGCACTGCAACCCCAGGGCCCTGTGCATCATCAACCCTGGAAACCCCACTG GTCAGGTCCAGAGCAGACAGTGCATTGAAGATGTCATCCGATTTGCAGCCAAGGAGCGCCTTTTCCTCATGGCCGACGAG GTATACCAGGATAACGTGTATGCCGACGGTTGTCAGTTCCACTCCTTTAAGAAAGTCTTGTTTGAAATGGGCCCGGAGTACTCCAGCACGGTGGAGTTGGCCTCGTTCCATTCTACCTCCAAGTGTTACATGGGGGA GTGTGGCTTCCGTGGCGGCTACATGGAGATCATCAACATGGATAATGAGGTGAAGGCTCAGCTGACCAAGCTGgtgtccgtccgtctgtgtcCCCCCGTTCCAGGACAGGCTCTGATGGACCTGGTGGTCAACCCTCCTCAGCCTGGGGAACCCTCATATGACAACTTTATTAAG GAGCGCACAGCTACCTTGAGTGTCTTGGCAGAGAAGGCCAAACTCACAGAGCAGGTTCTCAATACCGTGGAAGGCATCCGCTGCAATCCCGTGCAGGGGGCCATGTACTCCTTCCCTCGCATAAGCATTCCAGAAAAGGCCGTCAAAGAGGCCACG GCCAACGGCCAGCAGCCGGATATGTTTTATTGTATGAGGTTGCTGGAGGAGACGGGGATCTGCCTCGTACCTGGAAGTGGCTTCGGTCAGAAGGATGGAACCTACCATTTCAG AATGACCATCCTGCCACCGACAGACAAGCTGAAGATCCTGCTCGACAAAGTGAAAGAATTCCATCACAAATTCACACAGAAGTATTCATAA
- the gpt gene encoding alanine aminotransferase 2-like isoform X1, translating into MAASRMQLLSPRNLSFLGRGRTELFAVSGAPKRAGDGPRGRALNSSPVSSRTISSVSETRRGLPREKMTENGVSSRAKVLTIDTMNPTVKKVEYAVRGPIVQRAVELERELSQGVKKPFAEVIKANIGDAHAMGQQPITFFRQVLALCSYPELLNDSTFPEDAKSRARRILQSCGGNSLGSYSASQGIESVRQDVARYIERRDGGVPCAPDNIYLTTGASDGIVTMLKLLVCGEGATRTGVMISIPQYPLYSAALAELGAVQVNYYLNEEKCWSLDISELQRSVDEARTHCNPRALCIINPGNPTGQVQSRQCIEDVIRFAAKERLFLMADEVYQDNVYADGCQFHSFKKVLFEMGPEYSSTVELASFHSTSKCYMGECGFRGGYMEIINMDNEVKAQLTKLVSVRLCPPVPGQALMDLVVNPPQPGEPSYDNFIKERTATLSVLAEKAKLTEQVLNTVEGIRCNPVQGAMYSFPRISIPEKAVKEATANGQQPDMFYCMRLLEETGICLVPGSGFGQKDGTYHFRMTILPPTDKLKILLDKVKEFHHKFTQKYS; encoded by the exons ATGGCAGCTTCACGGATGCAGCTTCTCTCACCCAGAAACCTCAGCTTTTTAGGCCGCGGGCGAACCGAGCTGTTCGCCGTCAGCGGCGCACCGAAGCGGGCCGGTGATGGTCCGCGGGGCCGCGCACTGAACTCCTCTCCTGTGTCCTCCAGAACCATATCCTCCGTGAGTGAGACCAGGCGTGGGCTTCCCAGAGAGAAAATGACCGAGAATGGAGTCTCGTCCAGGGCCAAGGTGCTGACCATAGACACCATGAACCCCACGGTGAAGAAGGTGGAGTACGCCGTGCGGGGGCCTATCGTGCAGCGGGCTGTGGAGCTGGAGCGGGAGCTCTCTCAG GGAGTGAAAAAGCCATTTGCTGAAGTCATCAAGGCCAACATTGGGGATGCACACGCCATGGGACAGCAGCCAATCACGTTCTTCAGACAG GTCCTGGCACTCTGTTCGTACCCTGAGCTGCTAAATGACAGCACATTCCCAGAGGACGCTAAAAGTAGAGCGCGCCGCATTCTTCAGTCCTGTGGAGGGAACAGTTTGG GCTCCTACAGCGCCAGCCAGGGCATCGAATCTGTGCGTCAGGATGTGGCACGGTACATTGAGCGAAGGGATGGCGGCGTGCCTTGTGCCCCCGACAACATTTACCTCACCACGGGAGCCAGCGACGGCATTGTG ACCATGCTAAAACTGCTTGTGTGTGGCGAGGGCGCGACCCGCACAGGCGTCATGATCTCCATTCCCCAGTATCCGCTCTACTCGGCTGCTCTGGCAGAACTGGGAGCGGTGCAGGTCAACTATTACCTGAATGAAGAGAAGTGCTGGAGTCTGGACATCAGCGAGCTGCAGCGCTCTGTGGACGAGGCCCGGACGCACTGCAACCCCAGGGCCCTGTGCATCATCAACCCTGGAAACCCCACTG GTCAGGTCCAGAGCAGACAGTGCATTGAAGATGTCATCCGATTTGCAGCCAAGGAGCGCCTTTTCCTCATGGCCGACGAG GTATACCAGGATAACGTGTATGCCGACGGTTGTCAGTTCCACTCCTTTAAGAAAGTCTTGTTTGAAATGGGCCCGGAGTACTCCAGCACGGTGGAGTTGGCCTCGTTCCATTCTACCTCCAAGTGTTACATGGGGGA GTGTGGCTTCCGTGGCGGCTACATGGAGATCATCAACATGGATAATGAGGTGAAGGCTCAGCTGACCAAGCTGgtgtccgtccgtctgtgtcCCCCCGTTCCAGGACAGGCTCTGATGGACCTGGTGGTCAACCCTCCTCAGCCTGGGGAACCCTCATATGACAACTTTATTAAG GAGCGCACAGCTACCTTGAGTGTCTTGGCAGAGAAGGCCAAACTCACAGAGCAGGTTCTCAATACCGTGGAAGGCATCCGCTGCAATCCCGTGCAGGGGGCCATGTACTCCTTCCCTCGCATAAGCATTCCAGAAAAGGCCGTCAAAGAGGCCACG GCCAACGGCCAGCAGCCGGATATGTTTTATTGTATGAGGTTGCTGGAGGAGACGGGGATCTGCCTCGTACCTGGAAGTGGCTTCGGTCAGAAGGATGGAACCTACCATTTCAG AATGACCATCCTGCCACCGACAGACAAGCTGAAGATCCTGCTCGACAAAGTGAAAGAATTCCATCACAAATTCACACAGAAGTATTCATAA
- the gng5 gene encoding guanine nucleotide-binding protein G(I)/G(S)/G(O) subunit gamma-5, whose translation MSGSSNIVVMKKVVQQLRFEASINRVKVSQAAADLQQFCMQNALQDPLLTGVSSSTNPFRPQKVCSFL comes from the exons atgtCGGGTTCTTCTAATATCGTAGTCATGAAGAAGGTCGTGCAGCAGCTGCGGTTTGAGGCGAGCATAAACCGGGTGAAG GTCTCCCAGGCAGCAGCAGACCTTCAACAGTTTTGCATGCAGAACGCCCTGCAGGACCCTCTACTCACCGGTGTCTCCTCCAGCACCAACCCTTTCAGGCCGCAAAAAGTCTGCTCCTTCTTATGA
- the fuz gene encoding protein fuzzy homolog gives MMAQDGTPQLICLTASSGVPLFTRGANRQLPFSVIGSLNGVHMFGGSQGVVVSSSSTEGGGKVVWRVFQDSVMLIAVCRGGHGGAGSSSRAEQVFLQRLLENVWNCMVLVLGQDELGNVRNVERLKKDLRSCFSLIDQLLEDGQEGVFGNLTHCADSLLPPDPGLLQEAVDGFAKSADSEFGCLIVRGRIAAATEKWWRLAPQEVVLLSALVRSLAGSGTSSCDYPVFLPRGSPNVAHRLLRFQLLPGADVCILCGPTPSLHRAETRLVVPFWAPLMETLRACLAVGQHCLPASVSPRPDVMAVLLINRETRRCVTCVQPNLQTSDPPLPSRQRCWELLKLFYSFSVTRYFPQEDTLCVVPEDKEPRSNAEDFVLSFSHNPLQCYLVTEECKSFGLQTPQHQLFLLTPLSVPTFALQTLASQTLSDIVSATGF, from the coding sequence ATGATGGCCCAGGATGGAACACCGCAGCTCATCTGCCTCACAGCCAGCAGCGGCGTTCCTCTCTTCACCAGAGGAGCCAACAGACAGCTGCCTTTCTCTGTCATTGGCTCGCTGAATGGTGTTCACATGTTCGGGGGCAGTCAGGGCGTAGTGGTGTCGTCCTCTTCGACAGAAGGTGGTGGTAAGGTTGTCTGGAGGGTTTTCCAGGACAGTGTGATGCTCATCGCAGTGTGCCGAGGTGGCCATGGTGGTGcaggtagcagcagcagagcggagCAAGTCTTTTTGCAGCGCCTCCTGGAGAACGTGTGGAACTGCATGGTGCTGGTGTTGGGACAGGATGAGCTGGGCAATGTCAGGAATGTGGAGAGACTGAAGAAGGACctgcggtcctgcttcagcctcaTCGACCAGCTGCTTGAAGACGGGCAAGAGGGAGTTTTCGGTAACTTGACACACTGCGCTGATTCCCTGCTGCCCCCTGACCCCGGTCTGCTTCAAGAGGCCGTAGACGGATTTGCTAAGTCAGCGGACAGCGAATTTGGCTGCCTCATTGTGCGCGGACGCATAGCGGCTGCGACGGAGAAGTGGTGGCGTCTGGCACCGCAGGAAGTTGTGCTGCTCTCCGCTCTGGTACGCTCTCTGGCGGGCTCTGGAACAAGTTCTTGCGATTATCCAGTTTTCCTTCCCAGAGGCAGCCCCAATGTGGCCCACCGGCTGCTCCGCTTCCAGCTGCTCCCGGGGGCAGATGTGTGCATCCTGTGCGGCCCAACTCCTTCTCTGCACAGAGCCGAGACCAGACTGGTGGTTCCTTTTTGGGCGCCGCTGATGGAGACTCTGAGGGCCTGCCTGGCTGTCGGACAGCATTGCTTGCCAGCATCTGTATCTCCGCGCCCTGATGTGATGGCGGTACTTCTCATCAACCGTGAAACACGGCGGTGCGTCACCTGCGTGCAGCCTAATCTCCAGACGAGTGACCCCCCGCTGCCGTCCAGGCAGcgctgctgggagctgctgaagctcttcTACAGCTTCAGCGTGACACGCTACTTCCCCCAGGAGGACACGCTCTGTGTCGTCCCAGAGGACAAGGAGCCGAGGAGCAACGCTGAAGACTTTGTCCTGAGTTTCTCCCACAATCCACTGCAGTGTTACCTAGTGACAGAAGAGTGCAAAAGCTTTGGACTCCAGACACCGCAGCACCAGCTGTTCCTGCTCACCCCGCTGTCAGTGCCCACCTTTGCATTGCAGACGCTGGCCTCGCAGACTCTCTCTGATATCGTTTCAGCCACTGGCTTTTAA